The following coding sequences lie in one Thalassoglobus polymorphus genomic window:
- a CDS encoding PNPOx family protein — translation MKTFLNLLDDFEKLTTQIWSNLESSAGEPDQPWSLAQFASMSKQGPELRTLVLRRCEPESRTLTWHTDLRSPKCQQILDDCRTSVLFWDPVERVQLTLRGTSVVRSIGPRVDQAWEQSKLISRRAYLGNLTPGTKQEQMCVNFPEEFADRPPSESESEDGKTNFGVITTRIQEMDLVILRQTGNVRAKFYWKADESGEGSWEASWVCP, via the coding sequence TTGAAAACATTTTTGAATCTTTTAGACGATTTTGAAAAGCTGACGACTCAGATTTGGAGCAACCTCGAATCGTCTGCGGGCGAACCTGATCAGCCTTGGTCTCTCGCTCAATTTGCTTCAATGAGTAAACAGGGCCCTGAGCTTCGCACGCTCGTCCTTCGGCGTTGTGAGCCAGAGAGTCGAACGTTGACCTGGCATACCGATTTACGATCGCCGAAGTGTCAGCAGATTCTCGATGATTGCAGGACCTCAGTTCTGTTTTGGGATCCGGTCGAGCGAGTCCAACTGACTCTGAGGGGAACGAGTGTCGTCCGGTCCATTGGGCCACGTGTTGATCAGGCATGGGAACAGAGCAAGTTGATCAGCCGGCGAGCCTATTTGGGGAACCTGACTCCCGGGACAAAGCAAGAACAAATGTGCGTCAACTTCCCAGAGGAGTTTGCTGATCGTCCGCCGTCTGAGTCAGAATCGGAGGATGGGAAGACAAATTTTGGCGTCATTACCACTCGAATTCAGGAAATGGACCTCGTTATTTTGCGACAAACCGGGAATGTGCGTGCTAAGTTCTACTGGAAGGCCGACGAATCAGGAGAAGGAAGCTGGGAAGCGTCCTGGGTTTGTCCGTAG
- the rfbA gene encoding glucose-1-phosphate thymidylyltransferase RfbA, producing the protein MKQVVKKGIILAGGAGTRLHPMTSVISKQLLPIYDKPMVYYPLSVLLLSGIREILLISTPEDLPNYQRLLGDGSQLGISIQYVQQDAPRGLAEAFILGEKFIGSDSVCLVLGDNVFYGHDFQKLLISAASRKSGATVFAYRVRDPQRYGVISFDQEGKPVDIIEKPEAPKSRYAVTGLYFYDNDVIEVAKAVQPSARGELEITSVNQHYLDAKKLHVEMMGRGYAWLDTGTPSALLQASGFVEAVEMRQGQKICVPEEIAWQLGFISDDELIQLAEPLKKNAYGEYLLDLLKQGRDESVIRLEQ; encoded by the coding sequence ATGAAGCAAGTCGTGAAGAAGGGAATCATTCTAGCCGGGGGAGCGGGAACGCGGCTACATCCGATGACTTCGGTGATCAGTAAACAATTGTTGCCGATTTATGACAAGCCGATGGTTTACTATCCGCTGAGTGTCCTGCTGCTATCCGGGATTCGCGAGATTCTGCTCATCAGCACCCCGGAAGATCTTCCCAATTACCAACGACTTCTCGGTGATGGTTCTCAGTTGGGAATCTCGATTCAATATGTGCAGCAGGATGCACCTCGGGGGCTGGCAGAAGCCTTTATCCTGGGGGAAAAGTTCATCGGATCGGATTCTGTTTGCCTCGTACTCGGAGACAATGTTTTCTATGGGCACGACTTTCAAAAACTGTTGATCAGTGCAGCGTCACGAAAATCTGGAGCGACCGTTTTTGCTTACCGTGTTCGTGATCCCCAGCGTTATGGTGTCATCTCATTTGACCAGGAAGGGAAGCCGGTCGATATCATCGAGAAACCAGAAGCTCCGAAGTCTCGCTATGCGGTCACCGGGCTCTACTTTTACGACAACGATGTCATCGAAGTTGCGAAAGCAGTGCAGCCTTCCGCTCGAGGAGAACTCGAAATTACATCCGTCAATCAGCATTACCTTGATGCCAAGAAACTGCATGTCGAAATGATGGGCCGTGGCTATGCCTGGCTCGATACCGGAACACCTTCAGCGCTGTTGCAGGCATCTGGATTTGTGGAAGCTGTGGAAATGCGTCAGGGGCAAAAGATTTGTGTCCCTGAAGAAATCGCATGGCAACTTGGGTTCATTAGCGATGATGAATTGATTCAACTCGCTGAGCCGCTGAAAAAAAATGCCTACGGAGAATACCTTCTTGACCTGCTCAAGCAGGGACGCGACGAAAGTGTGATCCGGCTCGAACAGTAA
- a CDS encoding NTP transferase domain-containing protein, translating into MSDVMAVVLAAGKSQRMKSELPKVLHEVCGRSMVDHVLIAARAAGAKKIVVVVGHKAEEVQAALEHQEDVHFALQEEQLGTGHAVMCCREHLAEHEGPVLVLTGDTPLLRGESLSALIDEMNQLQAACVVGTAKTENNKGLGRIVRDDQQQFLRIVEEKDASEEEKKITEINTGCFAFDGPSLVSALDDVKPNNVQGEYYLTDCAEILRARGKRVAAACRLDIAEAMGVNTQEQLAEVEKVMKQRMQ; encoded by the coding sequence ATGTCAGATGTGATGGCGGTTGTTTTGGCAGCTGGGAAAAGTCAGCGGATGAAGTCGGAATTGCCGAAAGTTCTTCATGAAGTTTGCGGACGTTCCATGGTGGACCATGTGCTTATTGCAGCCCGAGCAGCTGGCGCCAAAAAAATTGTCGTCGTCGTGGGACATAAAGCCGAAGAAGTTCAAGCCGCCCTCGAACATCAGGAAGATGTCCACTTCGCTCTTCAAGAAGAGCAACTTGGGACTGGTCACGCGGTGATGTGTTGCCGCGAACACTTGGCTGAGCATGAAGGGCCGGTTCTGGTACTCACCGGGGATACTCCCCTGCTCCGTGGGGAATCTCTTTCTGCACTTATTGATGAGATGAATCAGCTTCAGGCTGCGTGCGTTGTGGGAACAGCGAAGACGGAGAACAACAAAGGGCTTGGCCGAATTGTCCGGGACGATCAGCAACAATTTTTGCGTATCGTGGAAGAGAAAGATGCCTCGGAGGAGGAGAAGAAGATCACTGAGATCAACACCGGGTGTTTTGCTTTTGATGGTCCGTCACTGGTTTCAGCGCTCGATGATGTGAAGCCTAATAATGTCCAAGGGGAGTATTATCTCACCGATTGCGCCGAGATTCTCCGAGCACGCGGAAAGAGAGTCGCTGCGGCGTGCCGTTTGGATATCGCCGAAGCGATGGGGGTGAATACTCAAGAACAATTGGCGGAAGTTGAGAAGGTCATGAAGCAACGGATGCAGTGA